From a region of the Bradyrhizobium diazoefficiens genome:
- a CDS encoding PIN domain-containing protein — MSTFVDSSLWFAAASARDRNNGLAKSILLSLDGWRLTDHVLAETWQLLSARFGREVAETFWERLRQSGAVVEPVTSSDLEAASRIEASCPDEDYSLVDRTSFAVMERLGITRAASFSPSFSTYRYGRRKQAFQIVRSGHSAAFAALREAMLHRRSVRLNYSGKELEVCPYILGHAVGEERAFVLVVDGPGERKESRRGRWMCLRLAKIESIEALDCPWIDRPFPGPVQRCVDQVHLDVRQL; from the coding sequence GTGAGCACGTTCGTGGACAGCTCGCTCTGGTTCGCCGCCGCCTCTGCGCGCGACCGCAACAACGGGCTCGCCAAGTCCATTCTGCTCAGCCTCGATGGATGGAGGCTAACGGACCATGTGCTCGCCGAAACCTGGCAACTGCTGTCGGCAAGGTTCGGCAGAGAAGTGGCGGAGACGTTTTGGGAGCGCCTGCGGCAGTCCGGCGCCGTCGTCGAGCCCGTCACGTCCAGCGATCTGGAAGCGGCTTCTCGGATCGAGGCCAGTTGTCCGGACGAAGACTATTCGCTCGTCGACCGCACCAGCTTCGCCGTCATGGAACGGCTCGGCATCACACGGGCCGCATCCTTCAGCCCCTCCTTCTCGACCTACCGCTACGGCCGCCGCAAGCAGGCTTTCCAGATCGTTCGCTCGGGCCACAGCGCTGCGTTCGCGGCCCTGAGGGAAGCCATGCTTCACCGCAGATCCGTTCGGTTGAACTATTCGGGCAAAGAACTGGAGGTCTGCCCGTACATCCTCGGCCACGCTGTCGGGGAAGAGCGGGCCTTCGTCTTGGTCGTGGATGGGCCTGGCGAGCGGAAGGAATCAAGACGGGGACGTTGGATGTGCCTGCGGCTCGCGAAGATCGAAAGCATCGAGGCTCTCGACTGCCCGTGGATCGACCGGCCATTTCCTGGGCCGGTTCAGCGATGTGTCGATCAGGTGCATCTGGACGTGCGCCAGCTGTAG